Proteins from one Thermobifida alba genomic window:
- a CDS encoding NAD(P)/FAD-dependent oxidoreductase, which translates to MPSRSRTAVIGGGMAGCAAARELVKAGRDVVLFEAADGLGGRARSWHRPEIEPDVGINLMCASIYSLMLEMIREHGLENELSSISSNLLVVDNGVPAALPSDSVTALLSYRHVRLRDRIAFIVASMREMLVNRNRIDLFDPVKLAEFDDGTTATEYGNRILSRRGFDYMLRSQIEGFWNFDCDRISVSHARAMLAQMGGAKFYVFSRGMEVLAEKNAEGADVRLGHEVEELRLDGERVRVTARGNDGTVVSEEFDDIVVAVPAPIAAKLASALPQRAVSEETRTYLESQEYEPALSVSYLVDRDALPAETHIMAGGAEDPKIRNMITYPKRVRTGRGTTVDKLLVFAYPGRAVTRRLLGLPPEQQFAEVTPLLRTMWPSFPSDPEPFQIAERPYGFPLPTPGRYRRSVQVMRGQRAPVVFAGDYFSSPTTEAAMISGVRAARVLTGSGDPLGPVRPGSR; encoded by the coding sequence ATGCCCAGCCGTTCCAGAACCGCTGTCATCGGAGGGGGAATGGCCGGATGTGCCGCCGCACGTGAACTCGTCAAAGCAGGCAGAGACGTCGTCCTCTTCGAGGCCGCGGACGGGCTCGGCGGACGCGCGCGGTCCTGGCACCGACCGGAGATCGAGCCCGACGTCGGGATCAACCTGATGTGCGCCAGCATCTATTCACTGATGCTGGAAATGATCCGGGAACACGGGCTGGAGAATGAGTTGTCGAGCATTTCGAGCAATCTGCTCGTCGTCGACAACGGTGTTCCCGCCGCACTTCCCTCCGACTCCGTCACCGCGCTCCTGTCCTACCGGCACGTGCGGCTGCGCGACCGGATCGCCTTCATCGTCGCCTCCATGCGGGAGATGCTGGTCAACCGGAACCGGATCGACCTGTTCGACCCGGTGAAGCTGGCGGAGTTCGACGACGGGACCACCGCCACCGAGTACGGCAACCGGATCCTGTCCCGCAGGGGCTTCGACTACATGCTCCGCTCCCAGATCGAGGGGTTCTGGAACTTCGACTGCGACCGGATCTCCGTGTCCCACGCCCGGGCGATGCTGGCCCAGATGGGCGGCGCCAAGTTCTACGTCTTCTCCAGGGGAATGGAGGTCCTGGCCGAGAAGAACGCCGAGGGGGCCGACGTCCGCCTGGGGCACGAGGTGGAGGAGCTGCGTCTGGACGGCGAGCGGGTACGGGTGACCGCGCGGGGGAACGACGGGACCGTCGTCTCGGAGGAGTTCGACGACATCGTCGTCGCCGTGCCCGCCCCGATCGCGGCGAAGCTCGCCTCCGCACTGCCGCAGCGGGCCGTCTCCGAGGAGACGCGCACCTACCTGGAGAGCCAGGAGTACGAACCCGCTCTCTCTGTCTCCTACCTCGTGGACCGGGACGCCCTGCCCGCCGAGACCCACATCATGGCGGGCGGCGCCGAGGACCCGAAGATCCGGAACATGATCACCTATCCCAAGCGGGTCCGCACCGGCCGGGGGACGACCGTGGACAAGCTGCTCGTCTTCGCCTATCCGGGCCGGGCCGTCACCCGACGCCTCCTCGGGCTTCCCCCCGAACAGCAGTTCGCCGAGGTCACCCCGCTGCTCCGCACGATGTGGCCGAGCTTCCCCAGCGACCCCGAACCCTTCCAGATCGCCGAGCGCCCCTACGGGTTCCCCCTTCCGACCCCCGGCCGGTACCGCAGGTCGGTCCAGGTGATGCGCGGTCAGCGCGCACCCGTCGTCTTCGCGGGCGACTACTTCAGTTCACCGACCACCGAGGCCGCCATGATCTCCGGTGTCCGCGCGGCACGCGTACTCACCGGCTCGGGAGACCCCCTCGGTCCGGTGCGTCCCGGGAGCCGGTGA
- a CDS encoding NAD-dependent epimerase/dehydratase family protein — MRSGQRSGPRRVAVIGGTGWVGRHVSEAFERHGHEVLVLARGAAPWTRGLRFRALDLVAAPVRELVETLREEQVDVVVNATDGANARDGWKRTEAEFTAANVDAARRLVEAVATLPGRPRLVHIGTVHEYGPVEAGVLLHEAVEPRPANAYARTKLAGSRAVLDAAREGAVDGVVLRLANACGPHPSPASFPGMLLRLFRDAAAGGEAVVRVTGAQLDFVDVRDAADAVLRAATAADAVGRAVNIGSGVAVPVRTLVAMMVAVTGVPSDAVREDRGPATRLGGDWVRVDNRLAARLLGWRPRFSLEDSLRAMWRAGVTGSRDAPDRGGLPSR; from the coding sequence ATGAGGAGCGGACAGCGGAGCGGCCCGCGACGCGTCGCGGTGATCGGCGGTACCGGCTGGGTGGGCAGACACGTCTCCGAGGCGTTCGAACGGCACGGCCACGAAGTGCTCGTCCTCGCCCGCGGCGCCGCCCCGTGGACGCGGGGCCTCCGCTTCCGCGCTCTCGACCTGGTGGCGGCGCCGGTCCGGGAACTGGTGGAGACGCTCCGCGAGGAGCAGGTCGACGTCGTGGTCAACGCGACCGACGGGGCCAACGCCAGAGACGGCTGGAAACGTACGGAGGCGGAGTTCACCGCCGCCAACGTGGACGCGGCGCGGCGGCTGGTCGAGGCGGTCGCCACGCTCCCCGGGCGGCCCCGCCTGGTGCACATCGGCACCGTCCACGAGTACGGGCCGGTGGAAGCGGGAGTGCTCCTCCACGAGGCGGTCGAGCCGCGGCCGGCGAACGCCTACGCGCGGACGAAACTCGCGGGGTCGCGGGCCGTGCTCGACGCGGCGCGGGAGGGGGCCGTGGACGGCGTGGTGCTGCGGTTGGCCAACGCCTGCGGACCGCACCCCTCCCCCGCCTCGTTTCCGGGCATGCTGCTGCGCCTGTTCCGTGACGCCGCGGCCGGTGGCGAGGCGGTGGTCCGCGTCACCGGCGCGCAGCTGGACTTCGTCGACGTCCGTGACGCCGCGGACGCGGTGCTGCGTGCGGCGACGGCGGCGGACGCGGTCGGCCGTGCCGTCAACATCGGCAGCGGCGTCGCTGTGCCGGTGCGGACCCTGGTGGCCATGATGGTCGCCGTCACCGGGGTTCCGTCCGACGCGGTCAGGGAGGACCGCGGCCCGGCGACCCGGCTGGGCGGCGACTGGGTGCGGGTCGACAACCGGTTGGCGGCACGGCTGCTCGGCTGGAGGCCGCGGTTCTCCCTGGAGGACTCGCTGCGGGCCATGTGGCGGGCCGGGGTCACCGGCTCCCGGGACGCACCGGACCGAGGGGGTCTCCCGAGCCGGTGA
- a CDS encoding dTDP-4-dehydrorhamnose 3,5-epimerase family protein, translating to MRARRLGVEGVVEFTPTAFPDERGFFVSPLQESVFVEAVGHALFPVAQASYSVSRRGVVRGVHYTAAPPGMAKYVYCPQGRALDVVVDIRVGSPTFGRWESVELDRRGARALYIPAGVGHLFVALEDDTVMSYLLAGEYVAENEREISPFDPELALPIPEDISPILSKRDREAPSLAQAGEAGLLPEYEWCLAAEKRTGLLGGGERR from the coding sequence ATGCGTGCACGCAGGCTCGGTGTCGAGGGGGTCGTCGAATTCACGCCGACGGCCTTCCCCGACGAGCGGGGCTTCTTCGTCTCCCCGCTGCAGGAGAGCGTCTTCGTCGAGGCGGTCGGACACGCCCTCTTCCCGGTCGCGCAGGCCAGCTACAGCGTCTCCAGGCGCGGAGTGGTCCGGGGGGTCCACTACACGGCGGCCCCGCCGGGGATGGCCAAGTACGTGTACTGCCCCCAGGGCAGGGCGCTGGACGTCGTCGTCGACATCAGAGTCGGTTCCCCCACCTTCGGCCGGTGGGAGAGCGTCGAACTGGACCGGAGGGGCGCCCGGGCGCTGTACATACCGGCGGGGGTCGGCCACCTGTTCGTGGCGTTGGAGGACGACACGGTGATGTCGTACCTCCTCGCGGGGGAGTACGTGGCGGAGAACGAGCGCGAGATCTCCCCCTTCGACCCGGAGCTGGCCCTGCCGATCCCCGAGGACATCAGCCCGATCCTGTCGAAACGGGACCGCGAGGCGCCCTCCCTCGCCCAGGCGGGGGAGGCCGGGCTGCTGCCGGAGTACGAATGGTGCCTCGCGGCGGAGAAGAGGACGGGGCTCCTCGGAGGCGGGGAGCGGAGATGA
- a CDS encoding class I SAM-dependent methyltransferase, translating into MDGTNGLAGIYRRAELYETIYRGRGKDYAADSARVTALVREHHPSAASLLDVACGTGSHLRYFAKEFDHVEGVDLAADMVRLARRNLPGVPVHQGDMRDFRLDRTFDAITCMFSSIGYLRDADELTAALECFGRHLAPGGVIVLEPWWFPERALARHVVGDVVTVDGRTVSRVSHAVRRGAAHHMEVHYLVADPDAGIQHFTDTHVLALFEREQYEAAFARAGCRVEYLGPEETSPGLFVGVRTGEE; encoded by the coding sequence GTGGACGGCACGAACGGCCTGGCCGGGATCTACCGGAGAGCCGAACTCTACGAGACGATCTACCGGGGACGGGGCAAGGACTACGCGGCCGACTCCGCGAGGGTCACCGCCCTGGTCCGCGAACACCACCCCTCCGCGGCCTCCCTGCTCGACGTGGCGTGCGGGACCGGATCCCACCTCAGGTACTTCGCCAAGGAGTTCGACCATGTCGAAGGCGTGGACCTGGCCGCAGACATGGTGAGGCTGGCCCGGAGGAACCTGCCGGGAGTCCCCGTGCACCAGGGGGACATGCGCGACTTCCGGCTCGACCGCACATTCGACGCGATCACCTGCATGTTCAGTTCGATCGGCTACCTGCGCGACGCCGACGAGCTGACGGCCGCACTGGAATGCTTCGGGCGGCACCTGGCCCCCGGAGGGGTGATCGTCCTGGAGCCCTGGTGGTTCCCGGAGCGGGCCCTGGCCCGGCACGTGGTGGGCGACGTCGTCACGGTCGACGGGCGGACGGTCTCCCGGGTCTCCCACGCGGTGCGCCGGGGGGCGGCCCACCACATGGAGGTCCACTACCTCGTCGCCGACCCGGACGCGGGGATCCAGCACTTCACCGACACCCATGTCCTGGCCCTGTTCGAACGCGAGCAGTACGAGGCCGCGTTCGCCCGGGCGGGGTGCCGGGTGGAGTACCTGGGGCCGGAGGAGACGTCACCGGGCCTGTTCGTGGGAGTGCGGACCGGGGAGGAGTGA
- a CDS encoding class I SAM-dependent methyltransferase, with the protein MTEPANGDLATVSRCRVCGGPLNQFLDLGRQPLSDAFLTPGDVADEYFYRLAVGCCASCTMVQLVEEVPRERMFHEGYPYHSSGSSVMREHFARTARDLVRSAASDDPFVVEIGCNDGVMLSTVRDLGVRHLGFEPSGGVARIAQAGGIRVRVDFFEASTAAEVRAEEGPADVIYAANTLCHIPYVESIMKGVDALLAPDGVLVFEDPYLGDIISKTSFDQIYDEHFFFFSAGSVAAMARRFGLELVDVQHLPVHGGEVRYTLARAGARTPSDAVAELIEREEAARLTDPATLLGFASGVARIRDDLTTLLRELRAQGKTVVGYGATAKSATVTNFCGIGPDLVSYVCDSTPAKQGRLTPGAHIPVLPPEAFSTPYPDYALLFAWNHAEEIMAKEREFHDNGGRWVLYVPDVRIV; encoded by the coding sequence ATGACCGAACCAGCGAACGGAGACCTGGCGACCGTGTCCCGGTGCCGTGTGTGCGGCGGCCCGCTCAACCAGTTCCTCGACCTCGGACGGCAACCGCTGTCCGACGCGTTCCTCACCCCCGGGGACGTCGCCGACGAGTACTTCTACCGGCTCGCGGTGGGGTGCTGCGCCTCCTGCACGATGGTGCAGCTGGTGGAAGAGGTGCCGCGGGAGCGCATGTTCCACGAGGGCTACCCGTACCACTCGTCCGGCTCTTCCGTGATGCGTGAGCACTTCGCCCGGACCGCGCGGGACCTGGTCCGGTCCGCGGCTTCCGACGACCCGTTCGTGGTGGAGATCGGGTGCAACGACGGGGTCATGCTGTCCACCGTCCGCGACCTCGGGGTCCGCCACCTCGGGTTCGAACCCTCCGGAGGGGTCGCGCGGATCGCGCAGGCCGGCGGGATCCGGGTGCGCGTGGACTTCTTCGAGGCCTCCACCGCTGCCGAGGTCAGGGCCGAGGAGGGGCCGGCGGACGTCATCTACGCGGCCAACACCCTGTGCCACATCCCCTACGTGGAGTCCATCATGAAGGGGGTGGACGCGCTGCTCGCCCCCGACGGGGTCCTGGTGTTCGAGGACCCCTACCTGGGCGACATCATCTCCAAGACCTCCTTCGACCAGATCTACGACGAGCATTTCTTCTTCTTCAGCGCCGGGTCCGTCGCCGCCATGGCACGGCGGTTCGGGCTGGAACTGGTCGACGTGCAGCACCTCCCGGTGCACGGCGGGGAGGTCCGCTACACGCTGGCCCGCGCCGGGGCCCGCACCCCCTCCGACGCGGTGGCCGAGCTGATCGAACGGGAGGAGGCCGCGCGGCTGACCGATCCGGCCACCCTGCTCGGGTTCGCCTCCGGGGTCGCCCGGATCCGCGACGACCTGACCACGCTGCTGCGCGAGCTGCGGGCACAGGGGAAGACGGTGGTGGGCTACGGCGCCACCGCCAAGAGCGCGACCGTCACCAACTTCTGCGGCATCGGTCCTGACCTGGTGTCCTACGTGTGCGACTCCACGCCCGCCAAGCAGGGGAGGCTGACGCCGGGAGCGCACATCCCGGTGCTGCCGCCGGAGGCGTTCTCCACCCCCTACCCGGACTACGCGCTGCTGTTCGCCTGGAACCACGCCGAGGAGATCATGGCGAAGGAACGGGAGTTCCACGACAACGGCGGGCGGTGGGTGCTGTACGTGCCCGACGTCCGGATCGTCTGA
- a CDS encoding DegT/DnrJ/EryC1/StrS family aminotransferase: MTIRVWDYLPEYEEEQADILDAVRTVFESGQLILGESVRGFEREFAAYHGVDHCVGVDNGTNAVKLGLRALGIGPGDEVITVSNTAAPTVVAIDDVGAVPVFVDVREDDYLMDTDQVAAAVTPRTKALLPVHLYGQCVDMAPLRQIADRHGLVILEDCAQAHGARRNGRLAGTMGDAAAFSFYPTKVLGAYGDGGAVVTSDADVDRNLRRLRYYGMEDVYYVVATPGYNSRLDEVQAEILRRKLGRLDKYTAQRRAVAERYFDGLGDLAEAGDLVLPATTEGNEHVYYVFVVRHPRRDEIIERLRHHGISLNISYPWPVHTMTGFQHLGYARGALPTTERLADEIFSLPMYPSLPRERQDRVIDTLREVLATL, translated from the coding sequence GTGACGATCCGTGTGTGGGACTACCTGCCCGAGTACGAGGAGGAGCAGGCGGACATCCTCGACGCGGTCCGCACCGTTTTCGAGTCGGGGCAGCTGATTCTCGGCGAGAGCGTCCGTGGTTTCGAGCGGGAGTTCGCCGCCTACCACGGCGTGGACCACTGCGTCGGGGTGGACAACGGCACCAATGCCGTCAAACTGGGGCTGCGAGCGCTGGGAATCGGCCCGGGGGACGAGGTGATCACCGTCTCCAACACCGCGGCGCCGACCGTGGTGGCGATCGACGACGTGGGCGCCGTCCCCGTGTTCGTCGACGTCCGGGAGGACGACTACCTGATGGACACCGACCAGGTGGCCGCGGCCGTCACCCCGCGCACCAAGGCCCTGCTGCCCGTCCACCTCTACGGCCAGTGCGTCGACATGGCCCCCCTGCGGCAGATCGCCGACCGGCACGGCCTGGTCATCCTGGAGGACTGCGCGCAGGCCCACGGCGCGCGCCGCAACGGCCGCCTCGCCGGAACGATGGGCGACGCGGCGGCCTTCTCCTTCTACCCGACCAAGGTGCTCGGCGCCTACGGGGACGGCGGGGCGGTGGTCACCTCCGACGCCGACGTGGACCGGAACCTGCGCCGACTGCGTTACTACGGCATGGAGGACGTCTACTACGTCGTCGCCACGCCGGGATACAACAGCCGGCTGGACGAGGTGCAGGCGGAGATCCTGCGCCGCAAGCTCGGCAGGCTCGACAAGTACACGGCGCAGCGCCGGGCGGTGGCCGAACGCTACTTCGACGGCCTCGGCGACCTCGCCGAGGCCGGTGACCTGGTCCTGCCGGCCACGACCGAGGGCAACGAGCACGTCTACTACGTCTTCGTGGTGCGCCATCCGCGGCGCGACGAGATCATCGAGCGGCTCAGGCACCACGGCATCTCGTTGAACATCAGCTACCCGTGGCCGGTCCACACCATGACCGGCTTCCAGCACCTCGGCTACGCCCGGGGGGCGCTGCCGACGACGGAGCGCCTCGCCGACGAGATCTTCTCGCTGCCCATGTACCCCTCTCTGCCCCGGGAGCGGCAGGACCGGGTCATCGACACACTGCGCGAAGTCCTGGCCACCCTGTGA
- a CDS encoding nucleotide disphospho-sugar-binding domain-containing protein has translation MRILFIPGNSPSPIFSHASLATAARNRGHEVIVGGIEWVLPEIAAIGLAPVKIADISEADVAEFMSTAPADPVEQAKAVGRVYAEIALQSLDPLLRMAEKWRPDIVVGGSMFYCAPLLAHRLGVPSVRVEWDRVDAAIYAPGAAEVLPPLLTEWGLDEVPAPDLWVDICPPSLRPTVDPDRQAMRWLPTNPQRPLEPWMYAKGERPRVYITAGARLFSGESLSHMARSVSDLGVEVVIGAPERVAADLRKELPDIQVGWVPLDVLAPTCDIILHHGGGVTDMTALHAGVPQVIVNQDIAAEAMQRLADHGAAVMLGADEQNAEEIAGACARVLEDPRYRQRARALSAEMAELPPPAEIVALMEKLAG, from the coding sequence GTGAGGATCTTGTTTATTCCGGGCAACAGTCCGTCACCGATTTTTTCGCACGCCTCGTTGGCGACAGCTGCGCGGAACCGCGGCCACGAGGTCATCGTGGGAGGAATCGAATGGGTGCTCCCGGAGATCGCGGCGATCGGGCTCGCCCCGGTCAAGATCGCCGACATATCGGAGGCTGATGTCGCCGAGTTCATGAGCACGGCCCCCGCCGACCCGGTGGAGCAGGCCAAGGCGGTGGGCCGCGTGTACGCGGAGATCGCGCTGCAGAGCCTGGACCCGCTGCTGCGGATGGCCGAGAAGTGGCGTCCGGACATCGTCGTCGGCGGATCGATGTTCTACTGCGCTCCCCTGCTGGCGCACCGGCTCGGAGTGCCGTCCGTCCGTGTGGAGTGGGACCGTGTCGACGCGGCCATCTACGCGCCGGGGGCAGCAGAGGTCCTGCCTCCGCTCCTCACGGAATGGGGGCTCGACGAGGTTCCGGCGCCCGACCTGTGGGTCGACATCTGCCCTCCCAGCCTCCGGCCGACCGTCGATCCGGACCGCCAGGCGATGAGATGGCTGCCCACCAACCCGCAGCGCCCCCTGGAGCCGTGGATGTACGCCAAGGGGGAACGGCCCCGGGTCTACATCACGGCCGGTGCCCGACTGTTCAGCGGCGAGTCCCTGAGCCACATGGCGCGAAGCGTCTCCGACCTGGGGGTGGAGGTGGTCATCGGGGCGCCCGAGAGGGTCGCGGCGGACCTGCGCAAGGAGCTCCCGGACATCCAGGTCGGCTGGGTGCCCCTGGACGTCCTCGCCCCCACCTGCGACATCATCCTGCACCACGGTGGTGGCGTCACGGACATGACGGCGCTGCACGCGGGGGTTCCGCAGGTGATCGTCAACCAGGACATCGCGGCCGAGGCGATGCAGCGCCTCGCCGACCACGGCGCCGCGGTGATGCTCGGAGCGGACGAGCAGAACGCCGAAGAGATCGCGGGGGCCTGCGCCCGGGTGCTTGAGGACCCCCGGTACCGGCAACGGGCGCGCGCGCTCTCCGCCGAGATGGCCGAACTGCCGCCCCCGGCGGAGATCGTCGCCCTCATGGAGAAGTTGGCGGGATGA